A single region of the Pseudomonas sp. GGS8 genome encodes:
- a CDS encoding chemotaxis protein, which yields MKASTFQTLIVGLLCLTAAGLCGGMYNQYQRVAELQRTNTQYRQTLDTLQRDSSALKDAQEKLQYALKDLKQMVDTGEQQANTLDPMLDQWAQEIQELRDGLAARATVADLTALRARLEQVEQQLLDLRTKPFPPPPTPSATKPKKTARPKPTPLSPPFSVLGVEFRGGERFLAVAPHDSRSLMDVRLLHSGEQLGAWHLKVLEPNSAVFAVTAQPDQTVHLP from the coding sequence ATGAAGGCCTCGACGTTTCAAACCCTCATTGTCGGGCTACTTTGCCTTACGGCCGCCGGTCTGTGCGGTGGTATGTATAACCAGTATCAGCGCGTGGCCGAGCTACAGCGTACGAACACCCAATACCGACAAACCCTGGACACCCTGCAACGTGATTCAAGCGCCCTCAAGGACGCCCAGGAGAAGCTTCAGTACGCGCTGAAAGACCTGAAGCAGATGGTCGATACTGGTGAGCAACAGGCCAATACCCTCGATCCGATGTTGGATCAGTGGGCGCAAGAGATACAGGAACTGCGCGACGGTCTGGCAGCCCGCGCCACCGTTGCAGACCTGACAGCGCTACGCGCACGCCTTGAGCAGGTCGAGCAGCAACTCCTGGACCTCAGGACAAAGCCATTCCCTCCCCCGCCGACGCCTTCTGCGACCAAACCGAAAAAGACCGCTCGCCCCAAACCCACCCCGCTTTCGCCACCGTTCTCGGTGTTGGGAGTCGAGTTCCGCGGGGGGGAGCGCTTTCTGGCGGTCGCACCCCATGACAGTCGCTCGCTCATGGATGTCCGGCTGCTACATAGCGGTGAGCAGCTCGGGGCCTGGCACCTAAAAGTGCTGGAGCCGAACTCAGCCGTCTTCGCGGTGACCGCTCAGCCAGATCAGACCGTGCACCTCCCTTGA
- a CDS encoding histone-like nucleoid-structuring protein, MvaT/MvaU family — MSRLAEFRKLEQQLAEQLAELESMKSDSGLKKEMEFESKLRALLGEYGFSLKNIISILDPEAGRRTSAPIAAPVKAARKARDVKIYKNPNSGELIETKGGNHRQLKEWKIEFGADVVESWRTQ; from the coding sequence ATGTCTCGTTTGGCTGAATTTCGTAAGCTTGAGCAGCAGCTGGCCGAACAGCTCGCAGAGCTTGAGTCGATGAAAAGTGATTCCGGCCTGAAAAAAGAAATGGAATTTGAGAGCAAATTGCGGGCGTTACTTGGCGAGTACGGCTTCAGCTTGAAGAACATCATTAGCATCCTGGATCCAGAGGCTGGCCGTCGTACCTCGGCACCAATAGCAGCACCTGTAAAGGCAGCCCGTAAAGCTCGCGATGTAAAAATTTACAAAAATCCGAACTCTGGTGAGCTGATCGAAACCAAGGGAGGTAACCATCGGCAGTTGAAAGAATGGAAAATCGAGTTTGGCGCGGACGTTGTCGAGTCGTGGCGTACTCAGTAA
- a CDS encoding TIGR03750 family conjugal transfer protein produces the protein MNDTIERLADGTLVFLPERLNRDPAVLRGLTNDEMWVALGVGALVGLLLGVPLAIATASIAVAPTSMIAGMAMVLFAGGTLLRRAKRARPETWLYRKLEWILASRWRLGRGSLILHSGAWTVRRSRRLRPALSRWQR, from the coding sequence ATGAACGACACTATCGAACGCCTTGCCGACGGCACCTTGGTCTTTCTGCCGGAGCGACTCAATCGTGATCCTGCCGTATTGCGTGGTTTGACCAATGATGAGATGTGGGTAGCGCTCGGTGTCGGCGCACTCGTCGGCCTGCTGCTGGGCGTTCCTCTGGCGATCGCCACCGCTTCCATTGCCGTGGCACCGACCAGCATGATCGCGGGTATGGCGATGGTGCTATTCGCCGGTGGCACGCTACTGCGCCGGGCCAAACGAGCCCGCCCCGAGACCTGGTTGTACCGCAAGCTTGAATGGATACTCGCCAGCCGTTGGCGCCTGGGGCGCGGAAGTTTGATTCTGCACTCCGGCGCCTGGACGGTTCGCCGTTCGCGTCGACTGCGCCCTGCCCTGTCCCGGTGGCAGCGATGA
- a CDS encoding RAQPRD family integrative conjugative element protein — MPTTVPRCLLLSLAIVDGSSYAASAHEQDQFSLILQQLDTIERLVTRAKTASTAESVERYRFDYPRLTQDIQRIRHGVQGYLSPSRAQPRDPSELVGDYLLDTPLAEPSP; from the coding sequence ATGCCAACTACCGTACCTCGCTGCTTACTGCTCTCACTGGCTATCGTTGATGGCAGCAGCTATGCCGCGTCTGCCCATGAACAAGATCAGTTCAGTCTGATTTTGCAACAACTCGACACTATCGAACGCCTTGTGACACGAGCTAAGACAGCCAGCACAGCTGAATCAGTCGAGCGCTATCGCTTCGACTATCCACGACTGACCCAGGACATTCAGCGCATCCGTCACGGAGTACAGGGCTACCTGTCCCCTTCCCGCGCTCAACCCCGCGATCCCAGTGAATTGGTCGGTGATTACCTCCTCGACACTCCGCTCGCGGAGCCTTCGCCATGA
- a CDS encoding TIGR03745 family integrating conjugative element membrane protein, which yields MLKCLIPLKNNLRDRASQRLIGLLLVLGPSLAFAELPTMEAPSRGEGSGLIETIKNYAYDGGILLGLLIALLAFLGVAWHSLTVYADVQNQRKTWKDLGAVVGIGALLVVIIIWFLTKAAAIL from the coding sequence ATGCTCAAGTGCCTTATCCCCCTAAAAAACAACCTGCGTGATCGTGCCAGTCAGCGCCTGATCGGTCTGCTGTTGGTACTAGGTCCAAGCCTGGCTTTTGCCGAACTCCCAACCATGGAAGCGCCTTCACGTGGTGAAGGTTCCGGGTTGATCGAGACGATCAAAAACTACGCCTACGACGGCGGTATCCTGCTCGGCTTGCTGATCGCCCTGCTCGCTTTCTTGGGTGTGGCGTGGCATTCCCTGACCGTGTATGCCGACGTGCAGAACCAGCGCAAGACCTGGAAAGACCTCGGCGCCGTGGTTGGCATCGGCGCCCTACTGGTGGTGATCATCATCTGGTTTCTGACCAAGGCCGCCGCGATTTTGTGA
- a CDS encoding lytic transglycosylase — MATPQLSGIALMLAMLAAQAEELPPPAYQLAAHNADIPSTVLFAIALQESGIRVRGRLLPWPWTLNIAGTPYRFATRPAACHALLQALAQYDAKRVDAGLGQTNLGYHGRRFSSPCDALDPYRNLAVTAGLLQEHHTATGDWVSAAGRYHRPAGGTPAARYRAGFSRQLERLLIAFKQDTPP; from the coding sequence ATGGCAACGCCTCAACTGAGTGGTATTGCGCTGATGTTGGCCATGCTGGCGGCTCAGGCCGAGGAGCTTCCGCCCCCAGCCTACCAACTGGCGGCGCATAACGCCGACATCCCTTCTACGGTGCTGTTCGCGATTGCCCTGCAGGAGAGCGGTATCCGCGTTCGTGGTCGACTGCTGCCCTGGCCCTGGACCCTGAACATCGCCGGAACACCCTACCGCTTCGCCACTCGCCCGGCTGCCTGTCACGCCTTGCTCCAGGCGCTCGCTCAGTATGACGCCAAGCGGGTCGACGCCGGACTTGGGCAAACCAACCTGGGCTACCACGGACGACGTTTTTCCAGTCCCTGCGATGCCCTCGACCCCTACCGAAATCTCGCCGTGACCGCCGGGCTGCTGCAGGAGCATCACACCGCCACCGGTGACTGGGTGTCAGCTGCCGGCCGCTATCACCGCCCGGCAGGAGGAACGCCGGCCGCGCGTTACCGCGCCGGATTTTCCCGGCAACTCGAACGACTGCTAATTGCCTTCAAACAGGACACACCACCATGA
- a CDS encoding TIGR03747 family integrating conjugative element membrane protein codes for MATSAQNMPPQRIQRPGLIVSAISLMLRIIGLLIASLLFSILIEFAGLLLFWGDQGWRHSHAMLTSELSWLSEHFKSSLLIQQPGPTIVQRLDLLNQWLLVKTGFADFAQQARVSSQGDGFWAWINQFYVSIEDFVLAAVNVTFTFVVRLTILVLATPLFLLASLTGFVDGLMRRDLRKFGAGRESSFVYHRAKRAVIPLLLVPWIIYLSLPFSLNPMVVFLPCAVMLGITVAMTATTFKKYL; via the coding sequence ATGGCGACTTCAGCCCAGAACATGCCGCCACAACGGATCCAGCGCCCAGGATTAATCGTCTCGGCGATCAGCCTAATGCTGCGCATCATCGGCTTGCTGATTGCATCGTTGCTGTTCTCGATCCTCATCGAGTTCGCGGGCCTGCTGCTCTTCTGGGGTGATCAGGGCTGGCGGCATAGTCACGCCATGCTAACCAGTGAATTAAGTTGGCTCAGCGAGCACTTCAAATCTTCACTGCTCATCCAACAGCCTGGACCAACGATAGTCCAGAGGCTGGATCTCCTCAATCAGTGGTTGTTGGTCAAGACCGGCTTTGCGGACTTTGCCCAGCAGGCGCGGGTATCGAGCCAGGGCGATGGGTTCTGGGCGTGGATCAACCAGTTTTACGTGAGCATTGAGGATTTCGTGCTGGCGGCGGTGAATGTGACCTTTACCTTCGTGGTGCGCCTGACCATTCTGGTCCTGGCCACACCCTTGTTTCTGCTGGCCTCTCTCACCGGTTTTGTCGATGGCTTGATGCGTCGCGACCTGCGCAAATTTGGTGCTGGACGAGAGAGTAGCTTCGTCTATCACCGCGCTAAACGGGCAGTGATACCGCTATTGCTTGTGCCCTGGATCATTTACCTATCCCTGCCCTTTTCGCTCAATCCTATGGTCGTATTTTTGCCTTGTGCTGTAATGCTTGGCATCACAGTAGCAATGACGGCAACTACATTTAAGAAATATCTCTGA
- a CDS encoding PilL N-terminal domain-containing protein, with translation MERFLPPVCLLGLLSACTAQIPTPLPTHPEIGSGSNRAQHSRGTTEESRPAELRYGRYTLLSTEPTTEQRDLLAQIIEVNIPSSLSPSVQDALQYVLQRSGYSLCPDSASVKVLFTRPLPAAHYRLGPIPLRSALQVLAGPAWQLTTDEVGRSVCFEQQKADVGSVLITPGSSHQSEARS, from the coding sequence ATGGAGCGTTTTCTCCCGCCTGTCTGCCTGCTGGGTTTGTTGAGCGCCTGCACCGCGCAAATCCCCACCCCATTGCCGACTCATCCAGAAATCGGCAGTGGCTCCAATCGGGCCCAGCACTCGAGGGGCACAACCGAAGAAAGCCGTCCGGCAGAACTTCGTTATGGCCGCTACACGCTGCTCAGCACCGAGCCCACGACGGAACAACGCGATCTTCTAGCCCAAATCATTGAAGTAAACATCCCGTCCAGCCTGAGCCCTTCGGTGCAGGATGCGTTGCAGTACGTACTGCAGCGCTCGGGCTATTCGCTCTGTCCCGATAGCGCGTCGGTGAAGGTGCTTTTTACCCGGCCCTTGCCGGCGGCCCATTACCGGCTTGGTCCAATCCCTTTGCGCAGCGCGCTACAAGTGCTGGCTGGCCCCGCCTGGCAACTTACGACCGATGAAGTCGGCCGTTCGGTCTGCTTCGAACAACAGAAGGCTGATGTCGGCAGCGTGCTGATCACACCAGGCTCGTCCCATCAATCGGAGGCACGTTCATGA
- the traD gene encoding type IV conjugative transfer system coupling protein TraD: protein MAEHAMESKLRPAVELYTVAICIAAAVLCVYSPWAVALSPEIGLVAALAYALFGLIRLQQAWEVLRYRRNIRRLPRYGLTSRQIPVSRKRLFMGRGFRWTRLHTQRLVETQDPAVAHYVEQPTRYRLARGLERRLEHAPFPFSTLARATAWDSAFNPLRPLPPVGGSPLLHGVEPNETEVSLPLGERVGHTLVLGTTRVGKTRLAEVYITQDIHRVEHEVVIVFDPKGDADLLKRMYVEAKRAGREKEFYVFHLGWPEISARYNAVGRFGRISEVASRIAGQLSGEGNSAAFREFAWRFVNIIARALIELGRRPDYLQIQRHVVNIDALFIEYAQQFFAKTDPKAWEVIVQLEGRLTEKNIPRHMVGREKRVVAIEQYLAAKRVFDPVLDGLRSAVRYDRTYFDKIVASLLPLLEKLTTGKTAQLLAPNYTDLDDPRPIFDWMQIIRKRGIVYVGLDALTDAEVAAAVGNSMFADLVSVAGHIYKHGIDHGLPPSGNNSDKLPINLHADEFNELMGDEFIPLINKGGGAGIQVTAYTQTLSDIEARIGNRAKAGQVIGNFNTLQMLRVRETATAELLTQQLPKVNVLTKTLVSGATDTSDPEANTDFTSSSQDRVSSTSVPLIEPAHIVSLPKGQMFSFQAGGQLWKVRMPLPKPSNDDAMPKDLQELTQRMRTTYNEQAGQWWNASGGGPTTNFDLDQVG from the coding sequence ATGGCCGAGCATGCGATGGAGTCCAAGCTCCGGCCAGCGGTGGAGCTGTACACCGTAGCGATCTGCATCGCTGCCGCGGTGTTGTGCGTGTACTCGCCCTGGGCTGTGGCCCTATCACCCGAGATCGGTCTGGTTGCAGCACTGGCCTATGCCCTGTTCGGCCTTATCCGGCTGCAACAAGCCTGGGAGGTGCTGCGTTATCGGCGCAATATCCGTCGGCTGCCGCGCTACGGGCTGACCAGTCGGCAGATTCCGGTCAGCCGCAAGCGTCTGTTCATGGGCCGAGGCTTTCGCTGGACCCGTCTGCACACCCAGCGTTTGGTTGAGACCCAGGATCCGGCGGTCGCCCACTATGTCGAGCAACCGACCCGTTACCGTCTGGCCCGAGGACTCGAACGCCGCCTAGAACATGCACCGTTTCCGTTCTCGACACTGGCCCGTGCCACCGCCTGGGACAGTGCCTTCAATCCGTTGCGCCCTTTGCCCCCAGTCGGTGGCTCGCCGCTGTTGCATGGGGTCGAGCCCAACGAAACGGAAGTCAGTCTGCCGCTGGGCGAACGGGTCGGACACACCCTGGTGCTGGGCACTACCCGTGTCGGCAAGACGCGACTCGCCGAGGTGTACATCACCCAGGACATTCACCGCGTCGAACATGAAGTGGTGATCGTCTTCGATCCTAAGGGCGATGCCGACTTGCTCAAGCGCATGTACGTCGAAGCCAAACGCGCCGGTCGGGAAAAGGAATTCTATGTGTTCCATCTGGGCTGGCCGGAGATCTCCGCTCGCTACAACGCCGTGGGGCGTTTCGGACGCATCTCGGAAGTGGCGTCACGCATCGCCGGGCAGCTCAGTGGCGAAGGCAACTCGGCGGCCTTTCGTGAGTTCGCCTGGCGCTTCGTCAACATCATTGCCCGCGCCCTGATCGAGCTGGGCCGGCGTCCGGACTACCTGCAAATCCAGCGACATGTGGTCAATATCGACGCACTGTTCATCGAATACGCCCAGCAGTTTTTCGCCAAGACTGATCCGAAAGCGTGGGAAGTGATCGTCCAGCTTGAAGGCAGGCTCACCGAGAAAAACATTCCCCGGCATATGGTAGGACGCGAAAAGCGGGTGGTGGCCATCGAACAGTACCTGGCGGCCAAACGGGTATTTGATCCGGTGCTGGACGGACTGCGTTCGGCGGTGCGTTACGACCGTACTTACTTCGACAAGATTGTCGCCTCGCTGCTACCGCTGCTGGAGAAACTCACCACCGGCAAGACCGCCCAGTTACTGGCCCCCAATTACACCGACCTGGATGACCCGCGGCCGATCTTCGACTGGATGCAGATCATCCGAAAACGCGGCATCGTCTACGTCGGTCTGGATGCGCTGACCGACGCCGAGGTGGCCGCCGCTGTGGGCAACTCCATGTTCGCCGACTTGGTCTCGGTCGCGGGCCACATCTACAAACATGGCATTGACCATGGCCTGCCCCCATCGGGTAACAACAGTGACAAGTTGCCGATTAATCTGCACGCTGATGAATTCAACGAGTTGATGGGTGATGAATTCATCCCGCTGATCAACAAGGGCGGCGGTGCCGGTATCCAGGTAACTGCCTACACCCAGACCCTCAGCGATATCGAAGCACGTATCGGCAACCGCGCCAAAGCTGGCCAGGTTATTGGCAACTTCAATACCCTGCAGATGCTGCGGGTGCGCGAAACCGCCACCGCTGAACTGCTCACTCAGCAATTGCCCAAGGTCAACGTGCTGACCAAGACCCTGGTGTCGGGTGCCACCGACACCTCCGATCCGGAAGCCAATACGGACTTCACTTCGTCCTCACAGGACCGCGTCAGCAGCACCAGCGTGCCGTTGATCGAGCCAGCCCACATCGTCAGTTTACCCAAAGGGCAAATGTTCTCCTTCCAAGCCGGTGGCCAGCTCTGGAAAGTCCGCATGCCGTTGCCAAAACCCTCCAACGACGATGCCATGCCCAAGGACCTGCAGGAGCTCACCCAGCGAATGCGGACCACCTACAACGAGCAAGCGGGGCAATGGTGGAACGCAAGCGGTGGCGGCCCAACAACAAACTTCGATCTGGATCAGGTGGGGTAG
- a CDS encoding TIGR03758 family integrating conjugative element protein: MSMTDAQTSAFQNASGFSPQSSSTLWLSLVLVLALLWCAWVMWTAYRGWATGSVRFGAFGGSAARVLLALLVLMFFTLS, from the coding sequence ATGAGCATGACTGACGCCCAAACCTCAGCGTTCCAAAACGCCTCCGGTTTCTCACCGCAGAGCAGTTCGACGCTCTGGCTATCCCTGGTTCTCGTTCTGGCTTTGCTTTGGTGCGCCTGGGTGATGTGGACGGCTTACCGGGGATGGGCGACAGGCAGTGTGCGCTTCGGCGCGTTTGGCGGCAGCGCCGCGCGCGTGTTGCTCGCATTGTTGGTCCTGATGTTCTTCACCCTGTCCTAA
- a CDS encoding TIGR03749 family integrating conjugative element protein gives MKRISTLGLAVALTTWGVAAQAVELMHWERLPLAVPLVINQERVVFVDENVRVGVPSTLTGKLRVQSTGGTLYLRASETIAPTRLQLQSVATGEIILLDVAATPGDQPLEPVRILKNAQEQAAEDESSTVPVPERTPIPVALTRYAAQSLYAPLRTVESLPGVRRVPLKLRTELPTLLPTENVSSTPIAAWRLGDCWVTAVKLRNLGPATVQLDPRRLQAKLFAAAFQHAFLGPVGSAEDTTIAYLVTRGAGLEHAVLLPPVARGSGNEG, from the coding sequence ATGAAGCGGATTTCTACCCTAGGACTCGCCGTCGCACTGACCACATGGGGGGTTGCAGCGCAGGCCGTTGAGCTGATGCACTGGGAACGCCTCCCCCTCGCGGTCCCGCTGGTAATCAATCAGGAACGGGTGGTCTTTGTCGATGAGAATGTCCGAGTCGGCGTGCCCTCAACCCTGACAGGTAAGCTGCGCGTACAATCAACTGGCGGTACGCTGTACCTGCGCGCATCGGAAACCATTGCACCAACCCGCCTGCAACTGCAATCGGTCGCGACGGGCGAGATCATCCTGCTGGATGTCGCGGCCACTCCTGGCGATCAACCGCTGGAGCCCGTGCGTATTCTCAAGAATGCTCAGGAGCAAGCTGCCGAAGATGAATCGAGCACCGTCCCTGTTCCAGAACGTACACCGATCCCGGTCGCTTTGACGCGATACGCCGCGCAAAGCCTGTACGCGCCGCTGCGCACCGTGGAGTCCCTGCCCGGTGTACGCCGCGTCCCGCTCAAGCTACGCACCGAACTACCGACCCTGCTGCCCACCGAAAACGTGTCCAGCACGCCCATCGCAGCCTGGCGACTCGGTGATTGCTGGGTGACGGCAGTGAAGTTGCGCAATCTTGGTCCAGCGACGGTGCAACTCGATCCGCGTCGGCTTCAGGCCAAGCTGTTTGCCGCGGCCTTCCAGCATGCTTTCCTCGGGCCTGTCGGCAGCGCTGAAGACACCACGATTGCCTACCTCGTCACCCGCGGTGCCGGCCTCGAACACGCCGTGTTGCTTCCGCCCGTTGCGCGAGGTTCTGGCAATGAAGGCTAA
- a CDS encoding PFL_4703 family integrating conjugative element protein produces MSRFRNKVDAQQAHIFSLRLAVMILTLLCAGLWYGWRSAPTDLTVHVPPDLRSGSTRKWWDIPSENVYAFALYIFGQLNRWPSDGEQDYRRAIYGLQSYLTPSCKAFLDGDYEYRKAAGELRQRVRGVYEILGRGYSEDPELRVKQLDRDSWLVKLDLNADEYYAAEPVKRVVVRYPLRVVRFDLDPERNKWGLALDCYQGTPQKISLPGGEP; encoded by the coding sequence ATGAGCCGATTTCGGAACAAGGTGGATGCCCAGCAGGCCCATATCTTCAGTCTGCGCCTGGCGGTAATGATCCTGACCCTGCTCTGTGCCGGACTCTGGTACGGCTGGCGCTCGGCACCGACCGATCTGACCGTGCATGTCCCCCCGGATCTGCGCTCGGGCAGCACGCGCAAGTGGTGGGATATCCCCTCAGAGAATGTCTATGCCTTTGCCCTGTACATCTTTGGCCAACTCAACCGCTGGCCCTCGGATGGCGAGCAGGATTATCGCCGCGCCATCTATGGCTTGCAGTCCTACCTGACACCCTCCTGCAAGGCGTTCCTCGATGGCGACTACGAGTACCGCAAGGCCGCCGGCGAACTGCGCCAGCGGGTGCGTGGCGTGTACGAAATTCTGGGCCGAGGCTACAGCGAAGATCCGGAACTCAGGGTCAAGCAACTCGATCGCGACAGCTGGCTGGTCAAGCTCGACCTCAATGCCGATGAATATTACGCCGCCGAACCGGTGAAACGGGTGGTGGTGCGATATCCATTGCGCGTGGTGCGTTTTGACCTGGATCCCGAGCGTAATAAGTGGGGGCTGGCACTCGATTGTTATCAGGGCACTCCGCAAAAAATCTCCCTGCCTGGAGGTGAGCCATGA
- a CDS encoding TIGR03759 family integrating conjugative element protein, with protein sequence MNRTLLPTVVCLASLLAMGAAVGNPVATQSRIQDTQSAPLGRSDSEQAASWGLTEQEWTRFEQIQAGPRGFWSPNLDPLTALGVEAQTDQERQRYAELQVALEAKRAERELAYQNAYTAAWAKLFPGLLPIQGMASPPPASSSVMPRQALFVEDHCPACTAEAQRMQNSDTAFDIYLVGSQGEDERVRGWARQADIDPAKVQRQQITLNHDRGRWFSLGAPGPLPATFQQVSGQWQRLN encoded by the coding sequence ATGAACAGAACGCTACTGCCCACCGTTGTCTGTCTCGCTTCGCTACTGGCCATGGGCGCTGCGGTGGGCAACCCCGTCGCGACACAGTCACGGATCCAGGACACGCAGTCTGCTCCGCTGGGGCGCTCTGACTCTGAACAGGCGGCGAGCTGGGGTCTGACGGAGCAGGAGTGGACGCGCTTCGAACAGATCCAAGCCGGCCCGCGCGGTTTCTGGAGCCCGAACCTCGATCCGTTGACCGCACTCGGGGTCGAAGCCCAGACCGACCAAGAGCGCCAGCGTTATGCCGAATTGCAGGTAGCGCTGGAAGCCAAACGCGCCGAGCGCGAGTTGGCTTACCAAAACGCTTACACCGCGGCCTGGGCCAAGCTGTTTCCCGGGCTGCTGCCGATCCAGGGCATGGCGTCCCCGCCCCCTGCCAGCTCATCGGTCATGCCGCGCCAGGCCTTGTTTGTGGAGGACCACTGTCCAGCGTGCACCGCCGAAGCGCAACGTATGCAAAACAGCGATACGGCGTTCGATATCTACCTGGTGGGCAGCCAAGGCGAGGATGAGCGCGTTCGTGGCTGGGCTCGGCAAGCAGACATCGATCCGGCCAAGGTTCAACGCCAGCAGATCACCCTGAACCATGACCGTGGTCGCTGGTTCAGCCTGGGTGCCCCGGGGCCATTGCCTGCCACATTTCAACAGGTGAGTGGACAATGGCAACGCCTCAACTGA
- a CDS encoding integrating conjugative element protein, whose amino-acid sequence MKRMPLTCYFILLLAPFARPELTVAGDQPSDFTRPHFQVARPLINNKIQPDRAMHAGLSTSANEDWILPVRSSRLSPGQITPRALNMPGLRPFFLVGDDPQSLTWLRQRAAELQEMGAAGLAVEVADNEALARIRAAAPSISILPVNGNDIATRLQIEHYPVLITATSLEQ is encoded by the coding sequence ATGAAGCGAATGCCCCTTACCTGCTACTTCATCCTGCTCTTGGCACCTTTCGCCCGGCCGGAGCTGACCGTAGCCGGGGATCAGCCTAGCGACTTCACCCGCCCCCATTTTCAGGTTGCCAGGCCGCTAATAAACAACAAGATCCAGCCTGATCGGGCTATGCATGCGGGCCTGTCCACGTCTGCCAATGAAGACTGGATATTGCCGGTCCGCAGTTCTCGGCTGAGCCCCGGCCAGATCACACCCCGCGCCCTCAACATGCCTGGCTTGAGGCCATTTTTCCTGGTCGGTGACGATCCCCAGTCGCTGACTTGGCTGCGTCAACGCGCTGCTGAACTGCAGGAAATGGGCGCGGCTGGTCTCGCCGTCGAAGTGGCCGACAATGAAGCCCTGGCCCGGATTCGAGCAGCCGCTCCGAGCATCTCCATCCTGCCGGTCAACGGCAACGACATCGCCACCCGCCTGCAGATTGAGCACTATCCCGTCTTGATCACTGCCACCTCACTGGAACAGTGA